A stretch of the Sphingosinithalassobacter tenebrarum genome encodes the following:
- a CDS encoding UbiH/UbiF/VisC/COQ6 family ubiquinone biosynthesis hydroxylase, whose translation MNRADVLILGGGLVGSALATALDAHGLTAIVVDIADPDVILAAEFDGRASAVASAPHRMLEAIGVGDRLAGKGCPIESIRVSDGLDPGKLDFDAGADEAALGVMYENRLLRTALYEAARAAPNVDLRMKTRAVTVERGDHGVTATLDSGDTVHASLLIAAEGRNSPTREAAGIKSARWQYDHTALVTSIHHKVPHGNVAFEIFYPQGPFALLPLNDDAQGHRSAIVWSVKRHEAPGLLKLSDRGFLAEIDKKTGGFLGRLGPLGRRSSYPLGFHHAAQIVDHRLALVGDSAHGIHPIAGQGVNVGFRDVAALVEVLVDGKRLGLDMGDPALLERYQRWRALDTFMVALATDGLTHLFGVPGKTASRIRRFGLNLVDRVGPLKDGFMAEARGESGSVPKLLQGMPA comes from the coding sequence ATGAACCGGGCAGATGTTCTAATCCTTGGCGGCGGGCTGGTCGGCAGCGCGCTCGCGACCGCGCTCGACGCGCATGGCCTAACCGCGATTGTCGTCGACATCGCCGATCCCGACGTGATCCTCGCTGCCGAATTCGATGGCCGCGCCTCGGCAGTCGCCAGTGCGCCGCACCGGATGCTCGAAGCGATCGGCGTCGGCGATCGGCTGGCGGGCAAGGGCTGCCCGATCGAAAGCATCCGCGTTTCGGACGGCCTTGATCCGGGTAAGCTCGATTTCGATGCGGGCGCGGATGAAGCGGCGCTCGGCGTGATGTACGAAAACCGCCTGTTGCGCACCGCGCTCTACGAGGCTGCCAGAGCGGCTCCCAATGTCGACCTGCGGATGAAGACGCGTGCAGTGACGGTCGAACGGGGCGATCATGGCGTCACTGCGACGCTCGATTCGGGCGATACCGTCCATGCCTCGCTGCTGATCGCCGCCGAGGGCCGCAATTCGCCGACGCGCGAGGCGGCGGGAATCAAGTCTGCGCGCTGGCAATATGATCACACCGCCTTGGTCACTTCGATCCATCACAAAGTGCCGCACGGCAATGTCGCCTTCGAGATCTTCTATCCGCAGGGCCCGTTCGCGCTGCTGCCGCTCAACGATGATGCGCAGGGCCATCGCTCGGCGATCGTCTGGTCGGTGAAGCGGCATGAGGCACCCGGGCTGCTCAAATTGTCCGACCGCGGCTTCCTTGCCGAAATCGACAAGAAGACCGGTGGCTTCCTTGGGCGTCTCGGCCCGCTCGGCCGCCGGTCGAGCTATCCGCTCGGTTTCCACCATGCCGCGCAGATCGTCGATCACCGGCTCGCGCTGGTCGGCGATTCGGCGCACGGCATCCATCCAATCGCGGGCCAGGGCGTCAATGTCGGCTTCCGCGACGTCGCCGCGCTGGTCGAAGTGCTGGTCGATGGCAAGCGCCTCGGGCTCGACATGGGCGATCCCGCGCTGCTCGAACGCTATCAGCGCTGGCGGGCGCTCGACACCTTCATGGTCGCGCTGGCGACCGACGGGCTGACGCACCTGTTCGGCGTGCCGGGTAAGACCGCCTCGCGCATCCGCCGTTTCGGGCTCAATCTGGTCGACCGCGTCGGCCCGCTCAAGGACGGCTTCATGGCCGAAGCGCGCGGCGAAAGCGGATCGGTGCCGAAATTGCTGCAGGGGATGCCTGCCTGA
- the ribA gene encoding GTP cyclohydrolase II, whose product MIYADAIDSALAMLRRGRAVIIEDGEAALACIAVELASPRVFDAFADGGEVELLASRDRMAALKAGLEDIEGDAVSVTTEGPMTLDIARAVANPLLDASVALPRLRLAEPGPATVAHAAMRLAKTAELLPALLVRPATATEGPRVSAGDILHYSAPETLRIIAGAELPIHDDEGARLMAFAGAAGAEVHVALILGDPDFSQPTLVRLHSECLTGDVFGSLRCDCGPQLAAAKQTILEAGGGVVLYLRQEGRKIGLANKMRAYALQGRGYDTVDANFHIGFGADDRDYDVAARMLRLMGIEQVRLLTNNPEKVAGLRKAGIGVVERVPLRIAANPHNERYLDTKRDRSGHEL is encoded by the coding sequence TTGATCTACGCCGATGCGATCGATTCGGCGCTTGCGATGCTGCGGCGCGGACGTGCCGTGATCATCGAGGACGGGGAGGCGGCGCTGGCCTGCATCGCTGTGGAGCTGGCGAGTCCCAGGGTCTTCGATGCCTTTGCCGATGGCGGCGAAGTCGAACTGCTTGCCTCACGCGATCGCATGGCAGCGTTGAAGGCCGGTCTCGAAGATATCGAAGGCGATGCCGTCAGCGTCACGACGGAAGGGCCGATGACGCTCGACATTGCTCGCGCTGTGGCCAATCCGCTGCTCGACGCATCGGTTGCGCTGCCGCGGCTGCGCCTCGCCGAGCCCGGCCCCGCAACCGTCGCCCATGCCGCCATGCGCCTCGCCAAGACCGCCGAGCTGTTACCCGCTTTACTGGTCCGACCCGCGACCGCCACCGAAGGGCCGCGCGTTTCCGCCGGCGACATTCTGCACTATTCGGCACCCGAAACCCTGCGGATCATCGCCGGGGCCGAATTGCCAATCCACGATGATGAAGGCGCCCGGCTGATGGCCTTTGCCGGCGCGGCGGGTGCCGAGGTCCATGTCGCGCTGATCCTCGGCGATCCCGATTTCAGCCAGCCGACGCTTGTACGGCTCCATTCGGAATGCCTGACGGGCGATGTCTTCGGATCGCTGCGCTGTGATTGCGGGCCGCAGCTCGCGGCGGCGAAGCAGACCATTCTCGAAGCCGGCGGTGGTGTCGTCCTCTATCTGCGGCAGGAAGGGCGCAAGATCGGGCTTGCGAACAAGATGCGCGCCTATGCGCTGCAGGGACGCGGATACGACACGGTCGACGCCAATTTCCATATCGGATTCGGCGCCGACGACCGCGACTATGATGTCGCCGCGCGGATGCTGCGGTTGATGGGAATCGAACAGGTAAGGCTACTCACCAACAATCCCGAAAAAGTCGCCGGGCTGCGCAAGGCCGGGATCGGGGTCGTCGAGCGGGTACCCCTGAGGATCGCGGCCAATCCGCACAATGAACGCTATCTCGACACCAAGCGCGACCGCAGCGGCCACGAACTTTAG
- a CDS encoding LolA family protein — protein sequence MIFAAALAAPVLISAAPVQDSAVDQVERHLRSVDSMVAEFQQIDRNGRVLTGTMSLKRPGKIRFQYERGVPQLIVADGSSLYFIDYQVRQVERWPIGNSPLAVLLDPDRDIGKFARSVPTRDPRIVSIEVHDPDHPEYGRITLIFQKDGSAPGGLMLQGWVALDSQNNRTTIRLSDQRTNVPVSDRTFRWNDPRRGGRP from the coding sequence ATGATTTTCGCCGCCGCGCTGGCCGCACCAGTGCTGATTTCCGCCGCGCCGGTGCAGGACAGCGCCGTCGACCAGGTGGAACGCCATTTGCGCAGCGTCGATTCGATGGTCGCCGAGTTTCAGCAGATTGACCGCAACGGCCGTGTGCTGACCGGTACCATGTCGCTCAAGCGCCCCGGCAAGATCCGTTTCCAGTATGAGCGCGGCGTGCCGCAGCTGATCGTGGCCGACGGCAGTTCGCTCTATTTCATCGATTATCAGGTGCGTCAGGTCGAGCGCTGGCCGATCGGCAATTCGCCGCTGGCGGTGCTGCTCGATCCCGATCGCGATATCGGCAAGTTCGCCCGGTCGGTGCCGACGCGCGATCCGCGCATCGTCTCGATCGAAGTGCATGATCCCGATCATCCCGAATATGGGCGGATAACGCTGATCTTTCAAAAAGATGGTTCGGCGCCGGGCGGGTTGATGCTGCAGGGCTGGGTCGCGCTCGATTCGCAGAACAACCGCACGACGATTCGCCTGTCCGATCAGCGGACGAATGTCCCGGTGTCGGACAGAACGTTCCGCTGGAACGATCCGCGGCGCGGCGGACGCCCCTGA
- a CDS encoding tetratricopeptide repeat protein yields MSALSPSEREAVEAFRRDVVEPSMTKLVLVDFWAEWCGPCKQLSPVLEKIAADYADKGVILAKIDVDKNQFIASQFQVRSIPTVYAMFQGQPVADLSQVRSESQYRQMLDEILQQLPIQSEAGDAEAELEPLLAMAEEVLGQGDAERALTIYTQLADMAPGHPVVTAGLARALVQLGRTEEAQAALDSLPEDTAKAPEVERARAALTLATETAPVDDLAGLRAEVEADPSNMEKRYELAGGLMAAGDREGAADMLLAMIAEDKAWNEGAARERLLKLFEVVGLEDPWVSAQRRKLSAILFG; encoded by the coding sequence ATGTCCGCCTTATCGCCCAGCGAACGCGAAGCCGTCGAGGCATTTCGCCGCGACGTCGTCGAACCGTCGATGACGAAGCTGGTGCTGGTCGATTTCTGGGCCGAATGGTGCGGCCCGTGCAAGCAGCTCTCGCCGGTGCTCGAAAAGATCGCCGCCGACTATGCCGACAAGGGCGTGATCCTCGCCAAGATCGACGTCGACAAGAATCAGTTCATCGCCTCGCAATTCCAGGTGCGGTCGATCCCGACTGTCTATGCGATGTTCCAGGGCCAACCGGTCGCCGATCTGAGCCAGGTGCGCAGCGAAAGCCAGTATCGCCAGATGCTCGATGAGATCCTGCAGCAGTTGCCGATCCAGAGCGAGGCGGGCGATGCCGAAGCCGAGCTCGAACCGCTGCTGGCGATGGCCGAGGAAGTGCTGGGGCAGGGCGACGCCGAGCGCGCGCTGACCATTTACACCCAGCTTGCCGACATGGCGCCGGGCCATCCGGTGGTGACCGCGGGGCTCGCCCGCGCGCTGGTCCAGCTCGGGCGGACCGAGGAAGCGCAGGCGGCACTCGATTCGCTGCCCGAGGATACCGCAAAGGCGCCCGAAGTCGAGCGCGCGCGCGCCGCGCTAACGCTCGCCACCGAGACCGCGCCGGTCGACGATCTGGCGGGGCTTCGTGCCGAAGTCGAAGCCGATCCTTCCAACATGGAAAAGCGCTACGAGCTTGCCGGCGGGCTGATGGCCGCGGGCGACCGCGAAGGCGCGGCGGACATGCTGCTGGCGATGATCGCCGAGGACAAGGCGTGGAATGAAGGCGCCGCGCGCGAACGGCTGCTCAAGCTGTTCGAAGTGGTCGGGCTGGAAGACCCCTGGGTTTCGGCGCAGCGCCGGAAACTTTCCGCCATCCTGTTCGGATGA
- a CDS encoding exodeoxyribonuclease III, with translation MSDTLKIASWNINSVRFRMPIVERFLTEEAPDILCLQETKVMDADFPHAPLRALGYEHIVINGQRMHHGVAILSKVPLEADDRLDWQANGEARHVGVKLENGIRLENVYVPAGGDIPDREKNPKFGQKLDFLERMTRWSEGLDIPTILVGDFNIAPLECDVWSHRQLLDVVSHTPIEVETLGRLQAAHDWVDLGRKFIPAPERCYTWWSYRAKDWTASDRGRRLDHMWASPGVARAATGHKVHEPCRSWLKPSDHVPIVTEFAF, from the coding sequence ATGTCCGACACGCTCAAGATCGCTTCCTGGAACATCAATTCGGTCCGCTTTCGCATGCCGATCGTCGAACGCTTTCTCACCGAAGAGGCGCCCGACATATTATGCCTCCAGGAAACCAAGGTGATGGACGCCGATTTCCCGCACGCCCCGCTGCGCGCGCTCGGCTATGAGCATATCGTCATCAACGGCCAGCGGATGCATCATGGCGTCGCTATCCTGAGCAAGGTGCCGCTCGAAGCCGACGACCGGCTCGACTGGCAAGCCAATGGCGAGGCACGACATGTCGGCGTGAAACTGGAAAACGGCATAAGGCTCGAAAATGTCTATGTCCCCGCCGGAGGCGACATCCCCGACCGCGAGAAAAACCCCAAATTCGGCCAGAAGCTCGACTTTCTCGAGCGCATGACACGTTGGTCGGAGGGGCTCGACATCCCGACGATCCTGGTCGGCGATTTCAACATCGCGCCGCTCGAATGCGATGTGTGGAGCCACAGGCAGCTGCTCGATGTCGTCAGCCACACGCCGATCGAAGTCGAAACGCTGGGCAGGTTGCAGGCCGCGCATGACTGGGTCGATCTCGGCCGCAAGTTCATTCCTGCGCCCGAGCGCTGCTACACATGGTGGAGCTACCGCGCCAAGGACTGGACGGCGTCGGATCGCGGGCGGCGGCTCGATCATATGTGGGCGAGCCCCGGGGTCGCCAGGGCGGCCACAGGCCATAAGGTGCACGAGCCCTGCCGCAGCTGGCTCAAACCCTCAGACCATGTGCCTATCGTCACGGAGTTTGCGTTTTGA
- a CDS encoding LON peptidase substrate-binding domain-containing protein codes for MSTRISVFPLAGAILFPRMHLPLHIFEPRYRAMVADSLARDRRIGMIQPRNDDEPPGLFDIGCIGRIADVEAHEDGRYDIVLEGLARFTVLRELDVATPFRQVEAELETVGPSEILSMGERASLERESRRFAEAQGYAVDWAAVSRLDDESLVNGVAQIAPFDAASKQALLESPDLSARADLLTQLMQFYGRHDGDDSATLQ; via the coding sequence ATGAGCACGCGGATTTCCGTCTTTCCTCTGGCCGGGGCGATACTCTTCCCCCGGATGCACTTGCCGCTGCACATCTTCGAGCCGCGCTATCGCGCGATGGTGGCCGATTCGCTGGCACGCGATCGCCGGATCGGCATGATTCAGCCGCGCAACGACGATGAGCCGCCCGGCCTGTTCGACATCGGCTGTATCGGGCGAATCGCCGATGTCGAGGCGCATGAGGACGGCCGCTACGACATCGTGCTCGAAGGACTGGCGCGCTTCACCGTGCTGCGTGAGCTGGATGTCGCGACACCGTTTCGTCAGGTCGAGGCGGAGCTGGAAACCGTGGGCCCCAGCGAGATCCTGTCGATGGGAGAGCGCGCATCGCTCGAACGCGAATCGCGGCGTTTCGCCGAGGCGCAGGGCTATGCTGTCGATTGGGCGGCGGTATCGCGGCTCGACGATGAATCGCTGGTCAACGGCGTCGCCCAGATCGCGCCGTTCGACGCGGCATCGAAACAGGCGCTGCTCGAATCACCCGACCTGTCGGCACGCGCCGACCTGCTCACGCAGCTGATGCAGTTTTACGGGCGCCACGACGGCGACGACAGCGCAACGCTGCAGTAA
- a CDS encoding DNA translocase FtsK: MATRAQPPALRDTVKAGARRSGALIAGTLLFLAMIALILALASYHPSDPSANTAAGGPVRNLLGMPGAWIADLLLAIGGLPMVLLTPVGLIIANRLWRDRSIAGWPKMLRGATIGVVLMGTALSFVSSGSVQQLSGGWGGTLGLAISGVVRWALSFIGEPNAEFWIGSVIGLVCGVAGVVWWARALELSLPEGGLRLPRREPRAPREPVAAPEPAPEREPAAKPAPRKVAVPENRPAPVIADRNVSPSPARTKPAQTQLAFPDSFRLPSIELLAAPSENGNAAIDKAALERNARLLESVLEDFHVKGSIVEVRPGPVVTMYELEPASGIKASRVIQLADDIARNMSAISARVATIPGRSVIGIELPNAKRESVNLHELIASEAFEAPNASLPIVLGKNIAGDPVVADLAPMPHLLVAGTTGSGKSVGLNCMILSLLYRLTPDQCRMIMIDPKMLELSMYKDIPHLLADVVTEPAKAVRALKWAVEQMEERYRMMASVNVRSLASFNDKVRTARAKGQKLGRRVQTGYDQDTGQPIYEEEALDLTPLPQIVVIVDELADLMMQAGKEVEFLIQRLAQKARAAGIHLIMATQRPSVDVITGVIKANLPTRISFHVTSKIDSRTILGEQGAEQLLGKGDMLYMPGGKQIVRVHGPFVSDDEVQAVADHWRSQGQPDYIQAVTEEPEDGGFALDGAPGGDDSPEAQQFRQACQLVAESQKASTSWLQRQMRIGYNSAARLIERMEREGLVSKPDHVGRRDVLMDTEGRPL, encoded by the coding sequence ATGGCCACCCGAGCCCAGCCCCCGGCGCTGCGCGACACGGTGAAAGCGGGCGCGCGGCGCAGCGGCGCGCTGATCGCGGGGACATTGCTATTCCTCGCGATGATCGCGCTGATCCTGGCGCTGGCGAGCTATCACCCCTCCGATCCTTCGGCGAACACGGCCGCTGGCGGGCCGGTACGCAATCTGCTCGGCATGCCCGGCGCCTGGATCGCCGATCTGCTGCTCGCGATCGGCGGATTGCCGATGGTGCTGCTGACTCCGGTAGGGCTTATCATCGCCAATCGCCTGTGGCGCGACCGGTCGATTGCCGGTTGGCCGAAGATGTTGCGCGGCGCGACTATCGGCGTGGTTCTGATGGGCACGGCGCTCTCGTTCGTATCGAGCGGGTCGGTGCAGCAGCTGTCCGGGGGATGGGGCGGTACGCTCGGCCTCGCCATTTCGGGTGTCGTCCGCTGGGCGCTTTCCTTCATCGGAGAGCCGAACGCCGAATTCTGGATCGGCAGCGTGATCGGGCTGGTCTGCGGCGTGGCGGGCGTAGTCTGGTGGGCCCGCGCGCTCGAACTGAGCCTTCCCGAAGGCGGATTGCGATTGCCGCGCCGGGAACCGCGCGCACCACGCGAACCGGTCGCCGCCCCCGAACCCGCACCGGAGCGGGAGCCCGCGGCAAAGCCGGCGCCGCGCAAGGTGGCGGTACCGGAGAACCGGCCCGCTCCGGTCATTGCCGATCGCAATGTCTCACCTTCGCCTGCACGCACCAAGCCGGCACAGACGCAGCTCGCCTTCCCCGACAGCTTCCGGCTGCCGTCGATCGAACTGCTGGCGGCGCCTTCCGAAAACGGCAATGCGGCGATCGACAAGGCGGCGCTCGAACGCAATGCGCGGCTGCTCGAAAGCGTGCTCGAGGACTTTCACGTCAAGGGTTCGATCGTCGAGGTCCGCCCCGGCCCGGTAGTCACCATGTACGAGCTCGAACCGGCGAGTGGGATCAAGGCGAGCCGCGTCATCCAGCTTGCCGACGATATCGCGCGCAACATGAGCGCGATCTCCGCGCGCGTCGCGACCATTCCCGGACGAAGCGTGATCGGGATCGAACTGCCCAACGCAAAACGCGAATCGGTCAATCTCCACGAACTGATCGCCAGCGAGGCGTTCGAGGCGCCCAATGCCTCGCTTCCCATCGTGCTCGGCAAGAATATCGCGGGCGATCCCGTCGTCGCCGATCTCGCGCCGATGCCGCATCTGCTGGTCGCGGGCACCACCGGCTCGGGCAAGTCGGTCGGCCTCAACTGCATGATCCTGTCGCTGCTCTACCGGCTTACCCCCGATCAGTGCCGAATGATCATGATCGATCCGAAGATGCTGGAACTCAGCATGTACAAGGATATCCCGCACCTCCTCGCCGACGTCGTGACCGAGCCCGCCAAGGCCGTACGCGCGCTGAAATGGGCAGTCGAGCAGATGGAGGAGCGCTATCGCATGATGGCGTCGGTAAACGTCCGCAGCCTGGCGAGCTTCAACGACAAGGTGCGCACCGCCAGAGCCAAGGGGCAGAAGCTCGGTCGCCGCGTGCAGACCGGCTATGATCAGGATACCGGCCAGCCGATATACGAGGAGGAAGCGCTCGACCTCACCCCGCTGCCGCAGATCGTGGTGATCGTCGACGAGCTCGCCGACCTGATGATGCAGGCGGGCAAGGAAGTCGAATTCCTGATCCAGCGCCTCGCGCAAAAGGCGCGTGCGGCGGGCATCCACCTGATCATGGCGACGCAGCGCCCCTCGGTCGACGTCATCACCGGTGTGATCAAGGCCAATCTGCCGACGCGCATCAGCTTCCACGTCACGTCGAAGATCGATTCGCGCACGATCCTGGGCGAACAAGGCGCCGAACAGCTGCTCGGCAAGGGCGACATGCTCTATATGCCCGGCGGCAAGCAGATCGTCCGCGTCCACGGTCCCTTCGTTTCGGACGACGAAGTACAGGCAGTCGCCGATCATTGGCGTTCGCAGGGCCAGCCCGACTATATCCAGGCGGTAACCGAAGAGCCCGAAGACGGCGGCTTCGCGCTAGACGGCGCACCGGGCGGCGACGACAGCCCCGAAGCGCAGCAATTCCGCCAGGCCTGTCAGCTTGTCGCGGAAAGCCAGAAGGCGTCGACGTCATGGCTGCAGCGGCAAATGCGCATCGGTTACAACAGCGCCGCGCGCCTGATCGAGCGGATGGAGCGCGAGGGGCTGGTGTCCAAGCCCGACCATGTCGGCCGTCGCGACGTATTGATGGATACCGAGGGCCGGCCGCTGTAA